The Gemmatimonadota bacterium DNA segment GGCGACTCCCAGTCGTCCTCGACGAACCGGATATCATGCTCCAGGAGATCGATCCCCAGCGCGACCAGGCTGTCCAGGTAGATTTGCTGAATTTCCAGGGGAGAGGGTTTCAGAATCACCTGATATTGGTAATAGTGTTGGAGCCGGTTGGGGTTCTCGCCGTAGCGCCCGTCGGTGGGACGTCTGGACGGTTCGACGTAAGCCACATTCCATGGCTCGGGGCCCAGGACCCGCAGAAAGGTCGCCGGATTCATCGTGCCCGCGCCGACCTCTATGTCATAGGGCTGCTGGATCACGCACCCGTAATCGGCCCAGTACTTTTCGAGCCGCAGAATGACTTCCTGAAAAGTCGAGGCGGCTTGTTTCCGGCTCACCGTTTACTCCCGGCGCGCTTCTTGCCGGCCGCGGC contains these protein-coding regions:
- a CDS encoding glycine--tRNA ligase subunit alpha — its product is MSRKQAASTFQEVILRLEKYWADYGCVIQQPYDIEVGAGTMNPATFLRVLGPEPWNVAYVEPSRRPTDGRYGENPNRLQHYYQYQVILKPSPLEIQQIYLDSLVALGIDLLEHDIRFVEDDWESP